In a single window of the Thunnus albacares chromosome 1, fThuAlb1.1, whole genome shotgun sequence genome:
- the tmem41b gene encoding transmembrane protein 41B, which yields MAKKRRERRETDGLSSAQEEVKANATDPLALKEAHHTAGGSARMSLLILLSIFTCSASVMYLVYRNFPELPDDEMEKIKIPKDMDDAKALGTVLSKYKDTYYSQVLVAYFATYVFLQTFAIPGSIFLSILSGYLYPFPLALFLVCLCSGLGASFCYMLSYLVGRPMVYKYLTERALKWSQQVDKHRDHLINYIIFLRITPFLPNWFINITSPVINVPLGVFFIGTFLGVAPPSFVAINAGTTLYKLTTAGEAVSWNSLAVLGVLAVLSILPVCFQKKLQQKLE from the exons atggccaaaaaacGGAGAGAAAGACGAGAGACCGACGGCCTGTCCTCGGcacaggaggaggtgaaggCGAATGCTACCGACCCTCTAGCGCTGAAAG AGGCTCATCACACTGCAGGGGGCTCAGCACGCATGTCCCTCCTGATTCTTCTGTCTATCTTCACCTGCTCTGCCTCAGTCATGTACCTGGTCTACAGGAACTTCCCAGAGCTTCCTGA tgatgAAATGGAGAAAATCAAGATCCCTAAAGACATGGATGATGCCAAAGCTTTGGGGACTGTGTTGTCTAAATACAAAGACACCTACTACAGCCAAGTGTTGGTTGCCTACTTTGCAACTTATGTTTT CCTCCAGACATTTGCAATCCCTGGATCTATCTTCCTCAGCATCCTGTCTGGATATCTTTACCCTTTCCCCTTGGCTCTTTTCTTAGTCTGCTTG TGCTCTGGCCTGGGTGCTTCCTTTTGCTACATGCTGTCTTATCTGGTGGGCAGACCCATGGTCTACAAATATCTCACAGAGAGAGCACTGAAATGGTCCCAGCAG gtTGACAAACATAGAGATCATTTAATCAATTACATCATCTTCCTGAGGATAACCCCCTTTCTTCCCAACTGGTTCATCAACATCACCTCACCTGTCATCAATGTGCCTTTGGGGGTTTTCTTCATTGGTACTTTTCTCG GAGTGGCACCACCATCCTTCGTAGCGATCAACGCAGGTACAACACTGTACAAACTGACCACAGCCGGCGAGGCTGTGTCCTGGAACTCTCTGGCTGTGCTCGGTGTGCTTGCCGTGCTCTCCATCTTGCCCGTCTGCTTCCAGaaaaagctgcagcagaaacTAGAGTAG